In Gadus macrocephalus chromosome 11, ASM3116895v1, a single genomic region encodes these proteins:
- the LOC132467639 gene encoding ceramide synthase 2-like, with amino-acid sequence MLQELSDWVWQERLWFPEGLGWADLEDRDGRVYAKGQDLWVVLPIALAFIIIRQIFERTVALPLASLLGVKETVRLQVSPNPTLESFYCNNSKNPTQSAMERLCKQTDLSERQVQRWFRRRRNQDRPSLIKKFKEASWRFTFYLLAFFAGLATLIDKPWFYDLKEMWEGFPVLSLLPSQYWYYMIELGFYVALLFSVAFDVKRKDFNEQIIHHLATIVLLCFSWCMNYIRAGTLVMLLHDSSDYFLESAKMFNYAGWRTTCNCIFIVFASIFIFTRLVIFPFKILYCTWVYPVTIYKPFFGYYFLNGLMFVLQLLHIFWAVLIVRMAVRFLTTNEKVDDERSDKEETDASEEEENDVKKEKKKNGAQRNGHAAHNNKPLQFRMRQDNILL; translated from the exons ATGTTACAGGAGCTGAGCGACTGGGTATGGCAGGAGCGGCTCTGGTTTCCAgaggggctgggctgggctgacCTGGAGGACCGGGACGGCAGGGTCTACGCCAAGGGTCAGGACCTCTGGGTGGTGCTGCCCATCGCCCtcgccttcatcatcatccGCCAGATCTTCGAAAG GACAGTGGCATTGCCCCTAGCCTCTCTGCTCGGGGTGAAGGAGACGGTACGACTCCAGGTTTCTCCCAACCCTACGTTGGAGTCCTTCTACTGTAACAACAGCAAGAACCCCACCCAG AGCGCGATGGAGAGGCTGTGTAAGCAGACGGACTTATCAGAGCGACAGGTGCAGCGCTGGTTCAGGAGACGGCGGAACCAGGACCGGCCCAGCCTGATCAAGAAGTTCAAAGAAGCCAG TTGGAGATTTACCTTTTACCTTCTTGCTTTCTTTGCTGGCCTGGCCACCCTGATCGAT AAACCCTGGTTCTATGACCTGAAGGAGATGTGGGAGGGCTTCCCTGTGCTG AGTCTCCTGCCCTCGCAGTACTGGTACTACATGATAGAGCTGGGCTTCTACGTCGCTCTGCTCTTCAGTGTGGCCTTCGACGTCAAGCGGAAG GACTTCAACGAGCAGATAATCCATCACCTAGCCACCATCGTACTGCTGTGCTTCTCCTGGTGTATGAACTACATCCGCGCCGGGACGCTCGTCATGCTGCTGCACGACTCCTCCGACTACTTCCTCGAG TCTGCGAAGATGTTTAATTATGCTGGCTGGAGGACTACCTGTAACTGTATCTTCATCGTCTTTGCTTCCATTTTCATCTTCACACGTCTCGTGATCTTCCCCTTCAA GATCTTATACTGCACGTGGGTCTACCCAGTGACCATCTACAAGCCCTTCTTTGGCTACTACTTCCTCAACGGCCTGATGTTTGTGCTGCAGCTTCTCCATATATTCTGGGCCGTCCTCATCGTACGCATGGCCGTCCGCTTCCTGACCACCAAC GAGAAAGTAGATGATGAACGAAGTGACAAAGAGGAGACAGATGCgtcggaggaggaagagaatgatgtaaaaaaagaaaaaaagaaaaacggagCCCAGCGAAATGGACATGCGGCCCACAACAACAAACCGTTGCAATTCAGAATGAGGCAGGACAATATTCTGTTGTGA
- the LOC132467643 gene encoding CUGBP Elav-like family member 3 isoform X3, which translates to MLGKQQSDEDVRRLFEAFGHIDECTVLRGPDGTSKGCAFVKFQGHTEAQAAINSLHGSRTLPGASSSLVVKFADTEKERGLRRMQQVASQLGIFSPMTLNFPAYNAYTQAVNAQALVQQQALVAQSAYLSPVATVAAVQMQQMAALNANGIIATPITPITPSSGTNTPPSMAATPVSALHQQLGVNGYSSLPAPTNGQQATEAIYTNGIHAYQAQSPAALDPLQQAYTGMQHYTAAYPAAYGLVGQPFPQQPTLVAQQHQQPQQQQQREGPEGCNIFIYHLPQEFSDSEMLQMFLPFGNVISAKVFVDRATNQSKCFGFVSFDNPSSAQAAIQSMNGFQIGMKRLKVQLKRPKDANRPY; encoded by the exons ATGCTGGGGAAGCAGCAGAGTGACGAGGATGTGCGGAGGCTGTTCGAGGCCTTCGGACACATAGACGAGTGCACTGTGCTCAGGGGCCCCGACGGGACCAGTAAAG GATGTGCGTTTGTCAAGTTCCAGGGACACACCGAAGCTCAGGCAGCCATCAACAGCCTCCATGGAAGCCGCACACTGCCT ggggCGTCGTCCAGCCTGGTGGTGAAGTTCGCCGACACAGAGAAGGAGCGCGGCCTGCGGAGGATGCAGCAGGTGGCCTCCCAGCTCGGCATCTTCAGTCCCATGACGCTGAACTTCCCCGCGTACAACGCCTACACGCAGGCCGTCAACGCACAGGCC TTGGTCCAACAGCAGGCCCTGGTTGCCCAGTCAGCGTACTTGTCTCCGGTAGCAACAGTTGCCGCAGTACAGATGCAGCAGATGGCAGCCCTCAACGCCAACGGAATCATCGCCACGCCCATCACACCCATCACACCCTCATCGG GTACCAACACCCCGCCCAGCATGGCGGCAACGCCCGTGTCAGCACTTCACCAACAGCTAGGGGTCAACGGTTACAGCAGCTTGCCAGCCCCAACCAATGGGCAACAAGCGACAGAGGCAATCTACACCAATGGAATCCACGCATATCAAG CCCAGAGTCCGGCGGCGCTGGACCCCCTACAGCAGGCCTACACAGGCATGCAGCACTACACGG CTGCCTACCCTGCCGCTTATGGATTGGTCGGACAGCCGTTCCCACAGCAGCCAACCCTGGTTGCCCAGCAACACCAGCAgccccagcaacagcagcagagagaag gtccAGAGGGCTGTAACATCTTCATCTACCACCTGCCGCAGGAGTTCAGTGACTCAGAAATGCTGCAGATGTTCCTGCCCTTTGGAAACGTGATCTCGGCCAAAGTGTTTGTGGACCGTGCCACCAATCAGAGCAAGTGCTTcg GCTTTGTGAGTTTTGACAACCCCTCTAGCGCTCAGGCGGCCATCCAGTCCATGAATGGCTTCCAGATTGGCATGAAAAGGCTCAAGGTGCAACTGAAAAGACCTAAAGATGCCAACCGCCCATACTGA
- the LOC132467643 gene encoding CUGBP Elav-like family member 3 isoform X2: MLGKQQSDEDVRRLFEAFGHIDECTVLRGPDGTSKGCAFVKFQGHTEAQAAINSLHGSRTLPGASSSLVVKFADTEKERGLRRMQQVASQLGIFSPMTLNFPAYNAYTQAVNAQALVQQQALVAQSAYLSPVATVAAVQMQQMAALNANGIIATPITPITPSSGTNTPPSMAATPVSALHQQLGVNGYSSLPAPTNGQQATEAIYTNGIHAYQGIFSQSPAALDPLQQAYTGMQHYTAAYPAAYGLVGQPFPQQPTLVAQQHQQPQQQQQREEGCNIFIYHLPQEFSDSEMLQMFLPFGNVISAKVFVDRATNQSKCFGFVSFDNPSSAQAAIQSMNGFQIGMKRLKVQLKRPKDANRPY, encoded by the exons ATGCTGGGGAAGCAGCAGAGTGACGAGGATGTGCGGAGGCTGTTCGAGGCCTTCGGACACATAGACGAGTGCACTGTGCTCAGGGGCCCCGACGGGACCAGTAAAG GATGTGCGTTTGTCAAGTTCCAGGGACACACCGAAGCTCAGGCAGCCATCAACAGCCTCCATGGAAGCCGCACACTGCCT ggggCGTCGTCCAGCCTGGTGGTGAAGTTCGCCGACACAGAGAAGGAGCGCGGCCTGCGGAGGATGCAGCAGGTGGCCTCCCAGCTCGGCATCTTCAGTCCCATGACGCTGAACTTCCCCGCGTACAACGCCTACACGCAGGCCGTCAACGCACAGGCC TTGGTCCAACAGCAGGCCCTGGTTGCCCAGTCAGCGTACTTGTCTCCGGTAGCAACAGTTGCCGCAGTACAGATGCAGCAGATGGCAGCCCTCAACGCCAACGGAATCATCGCCACGCCCATCACACCCATCACACCCTCATCGG GTACCAACACCCCGCCCAGCATGGCGGCAACGCCCGTGTCAGCACTTCACCAACAGCTAGGGGTCAACGGTTACAGCAGCTTGCCAGCCCCAACCAATGGGCAACAAGCGACAGAGGCAATCTACACCAATGGAATCCACGCATATCAAGGTATCTTTT CCCAGAGTCCGGCGGCGCTGGACCCCCTACAGCAGGCCTACACAGGCATGCAGCACTACACGG CTGCCTACCCTGCCGCTTATGGATTGGTCGGACAGCCGTTCCCACAGCAGCCAACCCTGGTTGCCCAGCAACACCAGCAgccccagcaacagcagcagagagaag AGGGCTGTAACATCTTCATCTACCACCTGCCGCAGGAGTTCAGTGACTCAGAAATGCTGCAGATGTTCCTGCCCTTTGGAAACGTGATCTCGGCCAAAGTGTTTGTGGACCGTGCCACCAATCAGAGCAAGTGCTTcg GCTTTGTGAGTTTTGACAACCCCTCTAGCGCTCAGGCGGCCATCCAGTCCATGAATGGCTTCCAGATTGGCATGAAAAGGCTCAAGGTGCAACTGAAAAGACCTAAAGATGCCAACCGCCCATACTGA
- the LOC132467643 gene encoding CUGBP Elav-like family member 3 isoform X1, with product MLGKQQSDEDVRRLFEAFGHIDECTVLRGPDGTSKGCAFVKFQGHTEAQAAINSLHGSRTLPGASSSLVVKFADTEKERGLRRMQQVASQLGIFSPMTLNFPAYNAYTQAVNAQALVQQQALVAQSAYLSPVATVAAVQMQQMAALNANGIIATPITPITPSSGTNTPPSMAATPVSALHQQLGVNGYSSLPAPTNGQQATEAIYTNGIHAYQGIFSQSPAALDPLQQAYTGMQHYTAAYPAAYGLVGQPFPQQPTLVAQQHQQPQQQQQREGPEGCNIFIYHLPQEFSDSEMLQMFLPFGNVISAKVFVDRATNQSKCFGFVSFDNPSSAQAAIQSMNGFQIGMKRLKVQLKRPKDANRPY from the exons ATGCTGGGGAAGCAGCAGAGTGACGAGGATGTGCGGAGGCTGTTCGAGGCCTTCGGACACATAGACGAGTGCACTGTGCTCAGGGGCCCCGACGGGACCAGTAAAG GATGTGCGTTTGTCAAGTTCCAGGGACACACCGAAGCTCAGGCAGCCATCAACAGCCTCCATGGAAGCCGCACACTGCCT ggggCGTCGTCCAGCCTGGTGGTGAAGTTCGCCGACACAGAGAAGGAGCGCGGCCTGCGGAGGATGCAGCAGGTGGCCTCCCAGCTCGGCATCTTCAGTCCCATGACGCTGAACTTCCCCGCGTACAACGCCTACACGCAGGCCGTCAACGCACAGGCC TTGGTCCAACAGCAGGCCCTGGTTGCCCAGTCAGCGTACTTGTCTCCGGTAGCAACAGTTGCCGCAGTACAGATGCAGCAGATGGCAGCCCTCAACGCCAACGGAATCATCGCCACGCCCATCACACCCATCACACCCTCATCGG GTACCAACACCCCGCCCAGCATGGCGGCAACGCCCGTGTCAGCACTTCACCAACAGCTAGGGGTCAACGGTTACAGCAGCTTGCCAGCCCCAACCAATGGGCAACAAGCGACAGAGGCAATCTACACCAATGGAATCCACGCATATCAAGGTATCTTTT CCCAGAGTCCGGCGGCGCTGGACCCCCTACAGCAGGCCTACACAGGCATGCAGCACTACACGG CTGCCTACCCTGCCGCTTATGGATTGGTCGGACAGCCGTTCCCACAGCAGCCAACCCTGGTTGCCCAGCAACACCAGCAgccccagcaacagcagcagagagaag gtccAGAGGGCTGTAACATCTTCATCTACCACCTGCCGCAGGAGTTCAGTGACTCAGAAATGCTGCAGATGTTCCTGCCCTTTGGAAACGTGATCTCGGCCAAAGTGTTTGTGGACCGTGCCACCAATCAGAGCAAGTGCTTcg GCTTTGTGAGTTTTGACAACCCCTCTAGCGCTCAGGCGGCCATCCAGTCCATGAATGGCTTCCAGATTGGCATGAAAAGGCTCAAGGTGCAACTGAAAAGACCTAAAGATGCCAACCGCCCATACTGA